The genomic window GCAGGAGGTTTGGCGGGCGATTGCTCAGCGTCAATATGAGCGCGCAAATCAGTGGACGGATCCCTACCGCGAGAGAAGAGCGAGTGGAACACTTCATCCTGTCTACGATTTTCTGTTTGTTTATTATCGGGTCAGGCCGACTCAGCTCGAAGTCTGGCATCCGCAGTTTGGCATCACCCTTACTGGTGCTGGTGAGGAGACCTTCTATCAACATCGATTCTACCGGCATGATTCGAATGACGCGACGCTCGATCCGAGTCGAATGGAGCCGAGTGCGCGCCACCGTCTTGAAATGGCCCTCCGACTTTGCGAGACGGTTTACGAACGTCCGCCCAAGTTTGGCTGTTTCGGGATGCATGAATGGGCGATGGTCTATCGCGGAGACTTCGAGGGCGAGATCCGCCATTCGGAACAACTGCCTCTCCGACTAAGCCAGAAGGAAACTGACGCGTTCGTGCGGAGCCAACCGATCGCTTGCAGCCATTCCGATGCGTTTCGATTCTTCAGCGAAGGGGCAAAACCCTTTAACCGAGTCCAACCCACCAAGGAGACCCGAATCGACCATGAGCAATGTGGCTGCCTTCATACCAATATGGATCTTTATAAGATCTGCGGTCAGTGTATGCCCTGGGTGGGGAGCGACCTCTTGTGGCGGTGTTTCGAATTCGCGATCGAGGCACGCATCCTCGATATGCGGGCAAGCCCCTATGATTGCCGTTCTCTCGGTTTCGATCCCATTCCCATTGAGACGCCCGAGGGAAGGGCTGACTACGAGCGGCTTCAGCGGGGACTCCACGAGCGGGCGCAGCCGCTACGGAAAGAAATCATCGACTGTCTTCAGGATGTCTTGGTAAGAGGCAAGAGGGGTTGAAAGAAAGTTTATCCCGGATCTAGCCTAGGGCAGCAGTGGGGCGTTTCGCAAACCCTTCGCTAGGTTGCCGTCAATAGCTTCTCAGAACTGGATGGGTTTTCCGCTTGAAGGTCCAGGCCGGTCAGGCATCGGTCGAGCACACTTTCTGTGGAAATCGTGGACAAGTCTCCGCCGGGTAGTGGATCGATGGTCCAGTCGCGATGACGGTAGGGTATGGAACATCCGGGAGTGTCCGCACTGCGATTTAGAACCATCAGCACACGGAGTTCGAGCGCTACCGCCAGATGAAGAATGCCGGTATCTCCTCCAAGAACCATGCGAGAAAGAGAGAGGAGGCCTGCGGTTACTAAAAGGGAGTGGCCGGCAAATACAGGATAGGCCTTGGATCGAGCATTTTCGAGCCGGAGTCTGTCTGACGGGCCGCCGCAGAACGCGACCTGCACTCCACGGGAACGGAGTTGATCGGCAACCGTTAGAAACCTTTCGAATGGCCAGTCCTTCCTGACGCTACTGGTGAACGGCTGAATCATTACTGTGTGTCGATCCGGGTAGAGTCCACATTCATTGAAGAGAGCCGCCGCCTGTTGTCGGTAGCGGTTGGGAAGAACAAACCGGTTGTCAGGTGAATCTTCCCGAAGTCCACATTCTCTCAGCAGCGTCAGATTCCAATCAATTGTATGGCGGTCGAGTTTCCGAAGAACGGGGCGCGTGTAAAACCGACTTCTCGAGTCTTTGTACACCGATCCCCATCGCTCTTTGGCTCGACTAAATCGCGTGATCCAGGCAGTTTCTCCATAACCCTGAAAATCGATCACGTGGGTGAATCTCTTGCTTCGAATCAGGCTGAGAAGCGAAACAAGAACCGGGACCGCAGGCCAAAATTTCTTAACGGCAGGTCGATCAATTGCCATCACTTCATCAACGGATGCGAACCCTTCCAGCAATGGGGCGATGGACTTGCATACAAGGAAGGTGATGTGAGCGTTGGGCCTGTTCTTTCGGACTGCGTTCACCGCTGGGAGCGTGTGAAGAACGTCGCCGATCGATTTGAACCGGATAATGAGTATCCGTTCTTGATGAGAGTCGTTCATCCGGAACGTGGCAGCGCAACAGATCCTAGAGGACAGATTCTGGATTCTTTGCTGGACGAAACCCAATCCGCACGGTGAGTCCTTCGCTGGCATCAAAAGACAGGTTCCAATCCATTCGTCGGCAGATGCGGGCGACAAGAGCGAGGCCAAGGCCGCCGCAGGGTAGGGGATGGCCGCGGTCGAGGGCGTTCTGGATCTCGGCAAGTCCATCCATTCCCCGGCCATTGTCGCGGACGGTCAGGCATTCTTCGGTAAGGGAGACTGTGATCGTATTCGCTTCAGCGTGCTGGATGGCGTTGTGTAGCAGGATTCCAGCGACAAGGATCACCATCCGAACTGCAAGAGGTTCCAGTGGATCCCATTCCTTTGCATCCGATAATGTTCCTGCAAAGCTCTCGCGGTATTCTGCGATCATGGTTTCCCATTCGTGGTCAAGGCTGGCGCCGGACAGGTGTTGCTCCTGGCGCGCGAGGGCAAGGAGGCCTTCCACGGTGTGCTCCATGCGTTGGACCGACCTTTTCAGTCGTTCGAGGCCGTCTGGGGAGAGTCCTTGTTCTTCCGCGATTTCACTGAGGCCTTTGATGATGTTGATTGGATTGCGCAGCTCATGGCTCGCTTCACGGAGAAACGCGCGTTCCCGATCCAGTTGGCTGGTG from Verrucomicrobiota bacterium includes these protein-coding regions:
- a CDS encoding 3-methyladenine DNA glycosylase, coding for MIPEICEILTMESTITSGAVYPQEVWRAIAQRQYERANQWTDPYRERRASGTLHPVYDFLFVYYRVRPTQLEVWHPQFGITLTGAGEETFYQHRFYRHDSNDATLDPSRMEPSARHRLEMALRLCETVYERPPKFGCFGMHEWAMVYRGDFEGEIRHSEQLPLRLSQKETDAFVRSQPIACSHSDAFRFFSEGAKPFNRVQPTKETRIDHEQCGCLHTNMDLYKICGQCMPWVGSDLLWRCFEFAIEARILDMRASPYDCRSLGFDPIPIETPEGRADYERLQRGLHERAQPLRKEIIDCLQDVLVRGKRG
- a CDS encoding glycosyltransferase family 9 protein — its product is MNDSHQERILIIRFKSIGDVLHTLPAVNAVRKNRPNAHITFLVCKSIAPLLEGFASVDEVMAIDRPAVKKFWPAVPVLVSLLSLIRSKRFTHVIDFQGYGETAWITRFSRAKERWGSVYKDSRSRFYTRPVLRKLDRHTIDWNLTLLRECGLREDSPDNRFVLPNRYRQQAAALFNECGLYPDRHTVMIQPFTSSVRKDWPFERFLTVADQLRSRGVQVAFCGGPSDRLRLENARSKAYPVFAGHSLLVTAGLLSLSRMVLGGDTGILHLAVALELRVLMVLNRSADTPGCSIPYRHRDWTIDPLPGGDLSTISTESVLDRCLTGLDLQAENPSSSEKLLTAT
- a CDS encoding HAMP domain-containing sensor histidine kinase, whose translation is MRKRLIWAFALFSIGLASLFGFLIFLVYHETEDWTYRKQLAKVMANAQSGETEPPLVIVTPEQDVPTALAERIATLEDGYHEFSHPKENVETAEELHLLIVSESDGTRMVAIMRTPEIEALEKRATGVIWAGALGLSAAGVLIGLLIARISVRPIEELTQWLQRDDPTEAPPKNLPDAETRLLSEALERYLVQRTSQLDRERAFLREASHELRNPINIIKGLSEIAEEQGLSPDGLERLKRSVQRMEHTVEGLLALARQEQHLSGASLDHEWETMIAEYRESFAGTLSDAKEWDPLEPLAVRMVILVAGILLHNAIQHAEANTITVSLTEECLTVRDNGRGMDGLAEIQNALDRGHPLPCGGLGLALVARICRRMDWNLSFDASEGLTVRIGFRPAKNPESVL